The window CAGGCCGGTGCGCGGCTCGAAGCTGGCCGCGCCGCCGTAGGCCCCGCCCTTCTCGCGCAGTTCGGGCAGCAGGTACTCGGCGCGCAGCAGCCGCGTAAGCACCAGCAGGGCCGGGCTGTCGGGGTGGGTGTAGGGCACCGTCTGCCAAGCGGCGGCGTTGTACGACACGGGCGTGTCGGTGGTGCGCGCCTGCGGGGTGCGCGGCGAGAGGGCGGGGGCGGGATGTCCGGCCACGCCGCCGGGCAGCACGCTGGTCAGCTCGCTCAGGTCCAGCCCCAGGTCGGCCTCGGTGGCGGTGAGCAGCAGCAGGGGCTCGCCCTGGCGAATCAGGTCCCGCAGGCGGTCAAAGCGCTCCAGCAGCGCGTCCAGCCCGCCTCCTTCCACGATGCCCTTCAGGGTGGCCAGGGCCGAAAGGCCGCTCAGGCGCTCCTGCAGCGCGCCCGCCGGGCTCAGCTGGGCCTCGGCCAGGCGCTCGGCGTAGGCGTTGCCGCTGGCCACCACCCCGGCCTTGAACCCCGCCAGCCGCTGCTTGAGCAGCTGTTCCAGCCGCTCGCGGGTGAACTCGGGGGCACTCAGCAGGTCGCGCAGCACCGCCACCAGCGCCGGGGCATTGCGCGACAGGGCCTTGCCGCTGAAGGTCAGGGCCAGCCGCACGCGGTTTAGGTCGTCGGGTGGGGTGCCCACGCCCACGCCAGCGCTCACGCCGCCGGTCACGGCTTCCAGGCGGCGGGCCAGGGCCACGTAGTCCTGCCCGGCCGCGCCGCTGCGGGTGACCGCAAAGGCGTACAGCGGCAGCACCTCCAGCAGGTCGCCGGGCAGCTCGGGCAGGCGCAGGCGCAGGTCCAGGTAACTCAGGCCGCCGGTGGGCTGCGGGGCGCGGGCCACGGTCACGGCGCCCAGCTGCTCGGTGGTGTAGGGTGCGGCCGCCACGCTGGCCGGCACGTCGGCCAGCGTAAGGGTGGGCAGCACGCTGGGGTCAGACGGCTGGGCCTGCACCTCTTTCAGGCGCGCACTTTCGGCCACAATCCGGGCACGGTCCTCGTCGGTGAAGTGGGCACTCAGGCGCGCGATCAGGGCCTGCTCGTCGGCCTCTACCTGCGCGGCCAGGGCGGGGTCGGGGGCCAGTTCCAGGGTCACGCGGTGGGGGTTGTCCAGCAGCCCGCGCAGCATGGGCTCGAACACCGGCCCCGCGGCCAGATCGGCGCGCAGGGCGTTCAGGGCGTCGTCCAGGCGCAGGCCCGTCACCGGGTCGCCGCCGTGCAGCCACGGCCCCAGCAGCCGGAACATCACCTGCAGGCCGTAGGGCTGCCCGGCGTTGCTCACCTCCTTTTGCATGATCTCGAACTGATGCAGGCTGCTTTCAATCAGTTCGGGGTCCAGCCCCCCCTCGGCAATGGCGCGCAGGGTGTCCAGCACCAGCGTTTCCACGGCCCCTGCCTGTCCGGCGGGCAGCCCCTTCAGGCCCGCGCCAAAGGCGCCTTCGCGGAAGTTGTCGCGGTAGCCGCTCAGGTCGCTCAGGGCGCCGCCCAGCCCGGACTCGATCAGCGGGCGGGTCAGGGGCGCGCCCGGGTTGCCCAGCAGCACGTCGCTCAGCACGCTCCAGCGCAGGTTCTGGTGCGGGTCGCTGCTGTGACCCAGCTTCCAGGCCACCACCACCTGCGCGCCGCGCTCGGTGTCGGTGCTGGGGTAGGTCACCGTTTCGCGCCGGGGCGCCCCGAAGGGCGGCTGGTCGGGAATCTGCACGTCCAGCGTCTGCGGCGAGAAGCGGACCATCACCTGCGTCTCGATTTCCTGCAGCAGGCGCTCCAGCGGCAGCTGCCCGTAGGTGTAGAAAAAGGCGTTGCCCGGGTGGTAGTGCGCGGCGTGAAAGGCGCGCAGGGCGTCGTAGGTGAGGTGGGGAATCTCATTCGGCGCCCCGCCAGAGTTGTTGGCATACGTCAGGTCCGGGTACAGCG of the Deinococcus arcticus genome contains:
- a CDS encoding insulinase family protein, producing MTATLPAAPRVGERLGRYTVQRVEALPEMQGTLVLLTHELGARHAHVIRADDNATFGVTFPTVPKDSTGIAHILEHVALMGSQRYPVPDPFFAMLPRSLNTFMNAMTASDWTTYPFSTRNEKDFFNLLSVYLDAAFFPLMRYESFRQDGHRLEFETPDDPSTPLKLQGVVYNEMKGAMASPGSVLWRAFGKALYPDLTYANNSGGAPNEIPHLTYDALRAFHAAHYHPGNAFFYTYGQLPLERLLQEIETQVMVRFSPQTLDVQIPDQPPFGAPRRETVTYPSTDTERGAQVVVAWKLGHSSDPHQNLRWSVLSDVLLGNPGAPLTRPLIESGLGGALSDLSGYRDNFREGAFGAGLKGLPAGQAGAVETLVLDTLRAIAEGGLDPELIESSLHQFEIMQKEVSNAGQPYGLQVMFRLLGPWLHGGDPVTGLRLDDALNALRADLAAGPVFEPMLRGLLDNPHRVTLELAPDPALAAQVEADEQALIARLSAHFTDEDRARIVAESARLKEVQAQPSDPSVLPTLTLADVPASVAAAPYTTEQLGAVTVARAPQPTGGLSYLDLRLRLPELPGDLLEVLPLYAFAVTRSGAAGQDYVALARRLEAVTGGVSAGVGVGTPPDDLNRVRLALTFSGKALSRNAPALVAVLRDLLSAPEFTRERLEQLLKQRLAGFKAGVVASGNAYAERLAEAQLSPAGALQERLSGLSALATLKGIVEGGGLDALLERFDRLRDLIRQGEPLLLLTATEADLGLDLSELTSVLPGGVAGHPAPALSPRTPQARTTDTPVSYNAAAWQTVPYTHPDSPALLVLTRLLRAEYLLPELREKGGAYGGAASFEPRTGLFAMSSYRDPHIARTFGIFREARAFLAAPQEARTLTEAILSASKLLDPLTSPDTAGQLRVFSDYAGYTPEVQAAYKARLLAVTLDDLRRVADTWLTPERAAYGVLTGRDPNGQDGVAELGLRFEVAEV